Proteins encoded in a region of the Deltaproteobacteria bacterium genome:
- a CDS encoding LLM class F420-dependent oxidoreductase, with protein MGDGGDLPGSGGTRVFRIERSAAGLDGRAGGRGLRGGADLHLVPGRLSAELRRPRPAHTRGSSCALRPRPALPARSRPAPPRRGAQTLGLPADGRERDEAHGRGVVRGDRRCEHAADRGYVRRSPVHEPLLLRDRRRRRGRTQLELRLDRARARGRTRRVLRRRQRRRCRRLEGRRSHLRARAEAAGDERSGLERGEGATPLKFWQSASFSEPEQLIEIAKLAEQVGFDGLLLSDHLFFPGRLESKYPYSPDGDPGFTPETPWPEPFAAIAAMAAVTRRLRFATLVYILPLRNPLEVAKSTATLDLLSDGRFVLGVGAGWMKEEFDQLGVDFRTRGARFDESIDVLRTLWSGGMVEHHGRFFDFARLQMSPKPKRSVPIYVGGASDAALRRTAQRGDGWLGNGSDPEEAARILAELARLRREAGREKLPFEAVVPLTTPPDPDVLRRLEDQGAHGTVSYPFTFALGPNSTLEQKRSYLEGFAANVIRKARG; from the coding sequence ATCGGGGATGGTGGCGATCTCCCTGGCTCTGGCGGCACCCGCGTCTTCCGAATCGAGCGGTCCGCAGCCGGGCTCGACGGGCGTGCCGGCGGGCGCGGGCTTCGAGGCGGAGCCGACCTGCATCTCGTGCCAGGGCGGCTTTCCGCTGAACTCCGACGGCCGCGACCGGCTCACACTCGCGGGAGTTCCTGCGCGCTACGTCCCCGGCCAGCGCTACCGGCTCGTTCTCGACCTGCGCCACCCCGACGAGGAGCGCAGACGCTGGGGCTTCCAGCTGACGGCCGTGAGCGCGACGAAGCTCACGGGCGCGGGGTCGTTCGCGGTGACCGACGCTGCGAACACGCAGCGGATCGCGGGTACGTTCGGAGATCGCCAGTACATGAGCCACTCCTACTTCGGGACCGGCGTCGGCGACGCGGGCGGACGCAGCTGGAGCTTCGACTGGATCGCGCCCGCGCGCGAGGTCGGACGCGTCGCGTTCTACGGCGTCGGCAGCGCCGCCGATGCCGACGGCTCGAAGGAAGGCGATCGCATCTACGGGCCCGCGCCGAGGCCGCTGGCGACGAGCGATCCGGGCTCGAGCGCGGAGAAGGAGCAACGCCGTTGAAGTTCTGGCAGTCCGCATCGTTCAGTGAGCCGGAGCAGCTGATCGAGATCGCGAAGCTCGCGGAGCAGGTCGGCTTCGACGGACTCCTCTTGTCCGATCATCTCTTCTTTCCCGGCAGGCTCGAATCGAAGTACCCCTACTCGCCCGACGGAGACCCGGGGTTCACGCCCGAGACGCCGTGGCCCGAGCCGTTCGCCGCGATCGCCGCGATGGCGGCGGTCACGCGTCGGCTGCGCTTCGCGACGCTGGTCTACATCCTGCCGCTGCGAAATCCGCTCGAAGTCGCGAAGTCGACCGCCACGCTCGACCTGCTCTCCGACGGGCGCTTCGTCCTCGGCGTCGGCGCGGGCTGGATGAAGGAGGAGTTCGACCAGCTCGGCGTCGACTTCCGCACCCGCGGCGCGCGCTTCGACGAGTCGATCGACGTGCTGCGCACGCTCTGGTCCGGCGGGATGGTCGAGCACCACGGGCGCTTCTTCGACTTCGCGCGCCTGCAGATGAGCCCGAAGCCGAAGCGGAGCGTGCCGATCTACGTCGGCGGCGCGAGCGACGCGGCGCTGCGCCGCACCGCGCAGCGCGGCGACGGCTGGCTCGGCAACGGCTCCGACCCCGAAGAGGCTGCGCGGATCCTCGCCGAGCTCGCGCGGCTGCGCCGCGAGGCCGGCCGCGAGAAGCTGCCGTTCGAGGCCGTCGTGCCGCTCACCACGCCGCCCGACCCCGACGTGCTTCGCCGGCTCGAGGACCAGGGTGCGCACGGCACGGTGAGCTACCCGTTCACGTTCGCACTCGGGCCGAATTCGACGCTCGAGCAGAAACGCAGCTACCTCGAAGGCTTCGCTGCGAACGTGATCCGCAAGGCGCGGGGCTGA
- a CDS encoding GNAT family N-acetyltransferase — protein sequence MPDTPTISIALARKLAAAHEALHVEGMRAVAALEGNPFEVEVRRFGHATATLSAKLAIVEWYNRVVGLELQDAAAIPEMLAFFRARGIRARFEIGPAELTNALALQLAIERVGVERIETVVYAPIDALVAPRASSVSIRPSPFEEIDLFLDLWARGFALPGFLWTDVKRLREAWFSVPGLERYLAILDGEPIACGALYVRGDVGYLCVSATLPEARGRGAQAALIARRWRDAAAAGCRYVVSTTPFGGTSQANMERAGMRSAHSICIWLDYGMAL from the coding sequence ATGCCCGACACCCCCACGATCTCGATCGCGCTGGCGCGAAAGCTCGCTGCCGCGCACGAGGCCCTGCACGTCGAGGGCATGCGCGCCGTGGCCGCGCTCGAGGGAAACCCGTTCGAGGTCGAGGTTCGCCGTTTCGGGCACGCGACCGCGACGCTCTCGGCCAAGCTCGCCATCGTCGAGTGGTACAACCGCGTGGTCGGCCTCGAGCTCCAGGACGCAGCCGCGATTCCAGAGATGCTCGCGTTCTTCCGCGCGCGGGGAATTCGCGCGCGCTTCGAGATCGGCCCGGCGGAGCTCACGAACGCGCTCGCGCTGCAGCTCGCGATCGAGCGCGTCGGCGTCGAGCGCATCGAGACGGTGGTGTACGCGCCGATCGACGCGTTGGTCGCGCCGCGCGCGTCGTCCGTCTCGATCCGACCCTCGCCGTTCGAGGAGATCGACCTGTTCCTCGACCTCTGGGCGCGCGGATTCGCGCTGCCCGGATTCCTCTGGACCGACGTGAAGCGGCTTCGCGAGGCCTGGTTCAGCGTGCCGGGACTCGAGCGGTACCTTGCCATTCTCGACGGCGAGCCGATCGCGTGCGGCGCTCTCTACGTGCGCGGGGACGTGGGCTATCTCTGCGTATCGGCAACGCTTCCCGAAGCGCGGGGGCGCGGCGCCCAGGCCGCGCTGATCGCGCGCCGCTGGCGCGACGCGGCTGCGGCCGGCTGCCGCTACGTCGTCAGCACGACCCCGTTCGGTGGGACCAGCCAGGCGAACATGGAGCGCGCGGGAATGCGCAGCGCTCATTCCATCTGCATCTGGCTCGACTACGGAATGGCGCTCTAG
- the truD gene encoding tRNA pseudouridine(13) synthase TruD, whose product MTYACGSTSRRSCRQSLGSFWRRPAGRWPTRRTICWDQVRSEFPADLPWPGMRLLAGARNFEVTELPIYEPSGSGEHLYAWIEKEGVDSDRVVDALSRATGRPARDIGYAGRKDRVAIARQWFSIRLADEAALLRIEAPAGARISLLATSRDRSKLRLGQLRGNRFRLGLGADGGAPDAGLAELRAALARATELGVANRFGAQRFGAGAANVAIAIAWARGDTARAVELCIDPTGGWKLGDPLPSGFRPGPSGRVLGALRRAPANAELALREAGRRFAQLIASAAQSAVFNSVLEARRSAGLLHTLRAGDVARRREGGLFRCLPGDAAEITARAAPGRLEISATGPLPGFDAYAPSPAIAAEERAWSASTGVDWSSFERGRALSSPGDRRALIVPFLEPPQLAVDADVVRLGFALPAGSYATEVLTEIGVEVPERRP is encoded by the coding sequence ATGACATACGCGTGTGGCAGCACGTCTCGCCGAAGCTGCCGGCAAAGCTTGGGATCGTTCTGGCGCAGGCCGGCCGGCCGGTGGCCGACGCGGCGGACGATTTGCTGGGACCAGGTTCGCAGCGAGTTCCCGGCTGACCTACCGTGGCCGGGAATGCGACTCCTGGCCGGGGCGAGGAACTTCGAAGTCACCGAGCTGCCGATCTACGAGCCCTCCGGCTCGGGCGAGCACCTGTACGCGTGGATCGAGAAGGAGGGCGTCGATTCGGATCGGGTCGTCGACGCGCTGAGCCGTGCGACGGGACGGCCCGCGCGCGACATCGGCTACGCGGGCCGCAAGGATCGCGTGGCGATCGCGCGGCAGTGGTTCAGCATCCGGCTCGCGGACGAGGCGGCGCTATTGCGGATCGAGGCGCCCGCGGGCGCGCGAATCTCGCTGCTCGCGACCTCGCGCGACCGCAGCAAGCTCCGGCTCGGGCAGCTGCGCGGCAATCGATTCCGACTCGGTCTGGGCGCGGACGGCGGCGCGCCGGACGCGGGTCTCGCGGAGCTTCGCGCGGCGCTCGCGCGCGCGACGGAGCTCGGCGTCGCGAACCGGTTCGGCGCGCAGCGCTTCGGCGCCGGCGCGGCGAACGTCGCGATCGCGATCGCCTGGGCGCGCGGAGACACCGCGCGCGCCGTGGAGCTGTGCATCGATCCGACCGGCGGCTGGAAGCTCGGCGACCCGCTGCCCTCCGGCTTTCGACCCGGCCCCTCCGGGCGCGTGCTCGGCGCGCTGCGCCGCGCACCCGCAAATGCCGAGCTCGCGCTTCGCGAGGCGGGACGGCGCTTCGCGCAGCTGATAGCGTCGGCGGCTCAGAGCGCGGTGTTCAACTCCGTGCTCGAGGCGCGTCGCTCGGCGGGGCTGCTGCACACGCTGCGCGCGGGCGACGTCGCCCGCCGCCGCGAGGGCGGGCTGTTTCGCTGCCTTCCCGGCGACGCGGCCGAGATCACCGCGCGCGCGGCGCCGGGAAGGCTCGAGATCTCGGCGACCGGTCCGCTGCCGGGCTTCGACGCGTACGCGCCGAGCCCGGCGATCGCCGCGGAGGAGCGCGCCTGGAGCGCGTCGACCGGCGTGGACTGGAGCTCCTTCGAGCGCGGCCGAGCACTATCGAGCCCGGGCGATCGCCGCGCGCTGATCGTTCCGTTCCTGGAGCCGCCCCAGCTCGCGGTCGACGCCGATGTCGTCCGGCTCGGCTTCGCGCTCCCCGCGGGAAGCTACGCGACCGAAGTCCTGACAGAGATCGGTGTAGAGGTTCCCGAGCGCCGCCCCTAG
- a CDS encoding acyl-CoA dehydrogenase — protein sequence MYIDLSPELALLRDQLRGYFAKLMTKQLVAELSAGGEGGGPEYRKALAKMGRDGWLGIGWPKEYGGQDRTPLEQFLFADEVQRAGFPLPFLTLGTVGPTLMAYGSPEVKAEILPRILAGDLHFAIGYSEPGAGTDLASLSTSAVRDGDEWVINGQKTFTSLADFADYIWLAARTDPTSKKHRGISIFIVPTTAPGFKLTPIWTMADVRTNATFFDGVRVPARYLIGGENNGWGLITNQLNHERVSLFPIGPFEKLQDEVRAWARKTRLADGGRVIDQPFVRRNLAKCQAGGEALKLMLWKQAWTLTHSRLHPAEASTVKVYASEFFVEAYRAMMEIFGAAGKLKARSPGAILAGRVERMYRSALILTFGGGTNEVQRDIIAMAGLQMPHYKA from the coding sequence ATGTACATCGACCTCTCGCCCGAACTCGCGCTCCTGCGCGACCAGCTTCGCGGCTACTTCGCGAAGCTCATGACGAAGCAGCTCGTGGCGGAGCTCTCGGCGGGCGGAGAGGGCGGCGGCCCCGAATACCGCAAGGCGCTCGCGAAGATGGGCCGCGACGGCTGGCTGGGGATCGGCTGGCCCAAGGAATACGGCGGCCAGGACCGCACGCCGCTCGAGCAGTTCCTGTTCGCGGACGAGGTGCAGCGCGCGGGCTTCCCCCTGCCCTTCCTCACGCTCGGCACGGTCGGACCGACGCTGATGGCGTACGGCAGTCCCGAAGTGAAAGCGGAGATCCTGCCGCGAATCCTCGCCGGCGACCTGCACTTCGCGATCGGCTACTCCGAGCCTGGGGCCGGAACCGACCTTGCGTCGCTTTCGACCAGCGCCGTGCGCGACGGCGACGAGTGGGTGATCAACGGGCAGAAGACCTTCACGAGCCTGGCGGATTTCGCCGACTACATCTGGCTCGCCGCGCGCACCGACCCGACCTCGAAGAAGCACCGCGGGATCTCGATCTTCATCGTTCCGACCACCGCGCCTGGATTCAAGCTGACGCCGATCTGGACCATGGCCGACGTGCGCACGAACGCGACCTTCTTCGACGGCGTGCGCGTGCCGGCGCGCTACCTGATCGGCGGCGAGAACAACGGCTGGGGCCTGATCACGAACCAGCTGAACCACGAGCGCGTCTCGCTGTTTCCGATCGGCCCGTTCGAGAAGCTCCAGGACGAGGTCCGGGCCTGGGCGAGGAAGACGCGGCTCGCCGACGGCGGGCGCGTGATCGACCAGCCCTTCGTGCGCCGCAACCTGGCGAAGTGTCAGGCGGGCGGCGAGGCGCTGAAGCTCATGCTCTGGAAGCAGGCCTGGACGCTGACCCACTCGCGCCTGCACCCGGCCGAGGCCTCGACGGTCAAGGTCTACGCGTCGGAGTTCTTCGTCGAGGCGTACCGCGCGATGATGGAGATCTTCGGCGCCGCGGGAAAGCTCAAGGCCCGCTCGCCCGGTGCGATCCTGGCGGGGCGCGTCGAGCGAATGTACCGCTCGGCGCTGATCCTCACGTTCGGCGGCGGTACCAACGAAGTCCAACGCGACATCATCGCGATGGCCGGCCTGCAGATGCCGCACTACAAGGCATAG
- a CDS encoding cytochrome P450, translating to MNLEDIDLANPDHFVAGTPHHWLKELRTRDPVHWHPERNGPGFWCVTKYEDVKTISRDPLLYSSWLGGTNIEDRDETSLAGIRLLMLNMDPPQHVKFRRIVQRGFTPQMVAKQEDYLRGLARRIVDGVAHKGECEFVGELAAELPLQVICELMGVPQEDRKLIFELSNKLIGFDDPEFQNSEADARDASAQMFGFAMKLAERYRKDPADNLTTALLFHEIDGEKLSELEYCSFFLLLLVAGSETTRTVTTNGMKALLDHPDQLARLVANPALVPQAVEEFVRFDPAVHYFRRTATRDTELRGRRIAKGQKVVMWYPAANRDEEVFVEPDRFDIGRVDNPHLAFGIGEHFCLGANLARLELVVVFQEILKRLRNPRLVSPPRRLRSNFVNGAKEMRIAFDPERA from the coding sequence ATGAATCTCGAGGACATCGACCTCGCCAACCCGGACCACTTCGTCGCTGGAACGCCGCATCACTGGCTCAAAGAGCTGCGCACCCGCGACCCCGTGCACTGGCATCCCGAGAGGAACGGCCCCGGATTCTGGTGCGTGACCAAGTACGAGGACGTGAAGACCATCTCGCGCGATCCGCTGCTCTACTCGAGCTGGCTCGGCGGCACGAACATCGAGGACCGCGACGAGACGTCGCTCGCGGGCATTCGCCTGCTCATGCTGAACATGGATCCGCCGCAGCACGTGAAGTTCCGGCGCATCGTGCAGCGCGGGTTCACGCCGCAGATGGTCGCGAAGCAGGAAGACTACCTGCGCGGACTCGCCAGGCGCATCGTCGACGGCGTCGCGCACAAAGGAGAGTGCGAGTTCGTCGGCGAGCTCGCCGCGGAGCTCCCGCTGCAGGTCATCTGCGAGCTGATGGGCGTGCCGCAGGAAGACCGCAAGCTGATCTTCGAGCTCTCGAACAAGCTGATCGGCTTCGACGATCCGGAGTTCCAGAACAGCGAGGCGGACGCGCGCGACGCTTCGGCTCAGATGTTCGGCTTCGCGATGAAGCTCGCCGAGAGGTACCGCAAGGATCCGGCCGACAACCTGACCACGGCCCTGCTCTTCCACGAGATCGACGGCGAGAAGCTCTCCGAGCTCGAGTACTGCTCCTTCTTCCTGTTGCTGCTGGTCGCCGGAAGCGAGACGACGCGCACCGTGACGACCAATGGAATGAAGGCGCTTCTCGACCACCCCGACCAGCTGGCGCGGCTGGTCGCGAACCCCGCGCTGGTGCCGCAGGCGGTCGAGGAGTTCGTGCGCTTCGATCCGGCGGTGCACTACTTCCGGCGCACGGCGACCCGCGACACGGAGCTTCGCGGACGCAGGATCGCGAAGGGACAGAAGGTCGTGATGTGGTACCCGGCGGCGAATCGCGACGAAGAGGTCTTCGTCGAGCCGGACCGCTTCGACATCGGGCGCGTCGACAACCCGCACCTCGCGTTCGGGATCGGCGAGCACTTCTGTCTGGGCGCGAACCTGGCGCGGCTCGAGCTGGTGGTGGTCTTCCAGGAGATCCTGAAGCGGCTCCGGAACCCCCGCCTGGTTTCGCCGCCGCGCCGACTGCGTTCGAACTTCGTGAACGGCGCGAAGGAGATGCGGATCGCCTTCGATCCCGAGCGAGCCTGA
- the ppk1 gene encoding polyphosphate kinase 1 — protein sequence MSSKCNMIPASTRYRLEAEMDAAEGSTAVRFLNRELSWLDWNWRVLALAEDPRQRLLERVKYVAIVGSNLDEFFQVRVAGLRAQVDAGVTKPASDGRTPREQLAEIRLQVLEQLRVQEGILHKEILPALAEQRIRLAAWAELDATDRKLLQTVFEEQILPVLTPQAVDRAHPFPYVSNLSLNLAVVVRDPGSGDSRFARVKVPGLLPRFHALPDGERFLPIEQLIAAHLDALFPGMEIVSNHPFRLTLDAELALDEDDADDLLEAIQSGLQRRLRMNDAVQLEIDRSMSTRVRDLLVAELELEHDEVYVLDGPLGLNSLWAFYALDRPDLKDPAWLPQTPPRLVPSTTAPDLFTVIREADVLVHHPYDSFRSSVEAFLTQAATDPDVLAIKHTLYRTSGRDNPIVRALMRAAQTGKEVVALIELKARFDESSNIEWARRLEQAGVHVVYGIVGLKTHAKIALVVRREGSSIRRYCHIGTGNYNPTTADTYEDVGLLSARPELGADISEVFNFLTGCARPSGYRRLLVAPATLRSRLLDEIRREAESGDGRIAIKVNNLSDDGIIDALYAAARAGTEIDLIVRSICCLRPGIAGLSERIRVRSTLGRFLEHSRILRFGHPDRTPRYFIGSADLMTRNLDRRVETLVQIDDPTLQARLEEILAVNLAPNPLSWSLGSDGVWRRDPQAAVPTSHDRFQDLARQRAMADDKGRSRAP from the coding sequence ATGTCATCGAAATGTAATATGATTCCGGCTTCCACCCGTTACCGTCTGGAAGCCGAGATGGATGCCGCCGAGGGCTCGACAGCAGTCCGATTTCTCAATCGCGAGCTCTCGTGGCTCGACTGGAACTGGCGCGTGCTCGCGCTGGCCGAGGACCCACGGCAGAGACTTCTCGAGCGCGTGAAGTACGTCGCGATCGTCGGCTCCAACCTCGACGAGTTCTTCCAGGTTCGGGTGGCCGGGCTCCGCGCGCAGGTCGACGCCGGCGTGACCAAGCCCGCATCGGACGGGCGAACCCCGCGCGAGCAGCTGGCCGAGATCCGCTTGCAGGTGCTCGAGCAACTGCGCGTGCAGGAGGGAATTCTGCACAAGGAGATCCTGCCCGCGCTCGCCGAGCAGCGGATCCGCCTGGCCGCGTGGGCGGAGCTCGACGCGACCGACCGCAAGCTGCTGCAGACGGTCTTCGAGGAGCAGATCCTGCCGGTGCTCACGCCGCAGGCCGTCGACCGAGCGCACCCGTTTCCGTACGTCTCGAACCTGTCGCTGAACCTGGCCGTGGTGGTGCGCGACCCGGGCAGCGGCGACAGCCGCTTCGCGCGCGTGAAGGTTCCCGGGCTGCTGCCGCGCTTCCACGCGCTGCCCGACGGCGAGCGCTTCCTTCCGATCGAGCAGCTGATCGCGGCCCATCTCGACGCGCTCTTCCCCGGCATGGAGATCGTCTCGAATCATCCGTTCCGCCTCACGCTCGACGCGGAGCTCGCGCTCGACGAGGACGACGCGGACGACCTGCTCGAGGCGATCCAGTCCGGCCTGCAGCGCCGGCTGCGCATGAACGACGCCGTGCAGCTCGAGATCGACCGGAGCATGTCGACGCGCGTGCGCGACCTGCTCGTGGCCGAGCTCGAGCTCGAGCACGACGAGGTCTACGTGCTCGACGGGCCGCTGGGGCTCAACAGTCTCTGGGCGTTCTACGCGCTCGACCGCCCCGACCTGAAGGATCCGGCCTGGCTGCCGCAGACGCCGCCGCGGCTGGTCCCCAGCACCACGGCACCGGATCTGTTCACGGTGATCCGCGAAGCCGACGTGCTCGTCCACCACCCCTACGACTCGTTCCGAAGCTCGGTCGAGGCGTTCCTCACGCAGGCCGCGACCGACCCGGACGTGCTCGCGATCAAGCACACGCTGTACCGGACCTCGGGGCGCGACAATCCGATCGTGCGCGCGCTGATGCGCGCCGCGCAGACCGGCAAAGAGGTCGTCGCGCTGATCGAGCTGAAGGCGCGCTTCGACGAGAGCTCGAACATCGAGTGGGCGCGGCGGCTCGAGCAGGCCGGTGTGCATGTCGTCTACGGCATCGTCGGGCTGAAGACCCACGCGAAGATCGCGCTGGTCGTGCGCCGCGAGGGCAGTTCGATCCGGCGCTACTGCCACATCGGCACCGGGAACTACAACCCGACCACCGCCGACACCTACGAGGACGTGGGCCTGCTCTCGGCACGGCCGGAGCTCGGCGCCGACATCTCCGAGGTCTTCAACTTCCTGACGGGCTGCGCCCGGCCGAGCGGCTACCGGCGCCTGCTGGTCGCGCCCGCGACCCTGCGCTCGCGACTGCTCGACGAGATCCGCCGCGAGGCGGAGTCCGGGGACGGCCGGATCGCGATCAAGGTGAACAACCTGTCCGACGACGGGATCATCGACGCTCTGTACGCCGCGGCCCGAGCCGGAACCGAGATCGACCTGATCGTGCGCAGCATCTGCTGCCTGCGTCCGGGAATCGCCGGTCTCTCCGAGCGCATTCGCGTCCGCTCGACGCTGGGGCGCTTCCTCGAGCACTCGCGCATCCTGCGCTTCGGCCATCCCGATCGCACGCCGCGCTACTTCATCGGCTCCGCCGATCTGATGACGAGGAACCTCGACCGTCGCGTCGAGACGCTGGTGCAGATCGACGACCCGACGCTGCAAGCGAGGTTGGAGGAGATTCTCGCGGTGAACCTGGCGCCGAACCCGCTCTCCTGGTCGCTCGGTTCCGACGGGGTCTGGCGGCGCGACCCGCAGGCCGCGGTGCCGACCTCGCACGATCGCTTCCAGGACCTCGCGCGACAGCGAGCGATGGCCGACGATAAGGGCCGGTCGCGCGCGCCATAG
- a CDS encoding crotonase/enoyl-CoA hydratase family protein, translating into MSPAHALVEKEGHVLVVTMNRPEAKNALSPDMLWRMYEAWRRLDADADLRCAILTGAGGTFCAGADLKTMGREKPDEEMQKRMKEVPDLHWQALLRHNRPMKPIIAAVEGYALAGGTEILQGTDIRVAGESAVFGVTEARRGLFPLGGSTIRLRRQIPYTLAAEILLTGRHVSASEAKEFGLIGRVVPTGSALDEARRIAETICENGPLSVQAIVKALRLYDQSMSESEALALELELGWPIFASEDAKEGPRAFAEKRKPVFKGR; encoded by the coding sequence ATGAGCCCAGCCCACGCCCTGGTCGAGAAGGAAGGTCACGTTCTGGTCGTGACCATGAACCGCCCCGAGGCGAAGAACGCGCTGTCGCCGGACATGCTCTGGCGCATGTACGAGGCCTGGCGCCGGCTCGACGCCGACGCGGATCTGCGCTGCGCGATCCTGACCGGCGCGGGCGGAACGTTCTGCGCGGGCGCGGACCTGAAGACGATGGGCCGCGAGAAGCCCGACGAGGAGATGCAGAAGCGCATGAAGGAAGTGCCGGACCTGCACTGGCAGGCGCTGCTGCGGCACAACCGGCCGATGAAGCCGATCATCGCGGCCGTCGAGGGCTACGCGCTCGCGGGTGGCACGGAGATCCTGCAGGGAACCGACATCCGCGTGGCCGGCGAGTCGGCGGTGTTCGGGGTGACCGAAGCGCGGCGCGGCCTGTTCCCGCTCGGCGGCTCGACGATCCGCCTGCGCCGGCAGATCCCGTACACGCTCGCGGCGGAGATCCTGCTCACAGGGCGCCACGTGAGCGCGAGCGAGGCGAAGGAGTTCGGGCTGATTGGACGCGTGGTGCCGACCGGGTCGGCGCTCGACGAGGCGCGCAGGATCGCCGAGACGATCTGCGAGAACGGCCCGCTCTCGGTGCAGGCGATCGTGAAGGCGCTGCGCCTGTACGATCAGAGCATGAGCGAGTCGGAGGCGCTGGCGTTGGAGCTCGAGCTCGGCTGGCCGATCTTCGCCAGCGAGGACGCGAAGGAGGGCCCGCGCGCCTTCGCCGAGAAGCGCAAGCCGGTCTTCAAGGGGCGCTAG
- a CDS encoding acyl-CoA dehydrogenase, with the protein MNFAYSDDQKALSELARKILGDRASHERIGEIERSGSGHDAELWSELAKANLLGACLPEAYGGSGLGVIELCCLLEEVGRAVAPIPFWATLALGALPIAEFGSAAQKAAFLPGVIAGQVVLSGAFEEADSDDPTKPSTRATRDGASFRLSGTKVCVPAAKLAARILVPASVGGGRVGLFLVDPKGPGVKLEMQTATNREPIATLRLQRARVKAQDVLGTFSRGKKMIEWITERAITGLCALQVGVAERALRMTASYTSERKQFDRPIGSFQAVHQRAADAYIQLEAMRLTMQQAAFLLSQGRSAATAVSVAKIWAADGGNHATYAAQHLHGGIGMDNDYPLHRSYLWTRQIELTLGSAARHLERLGDALAD; encoded by the coding sequence ATGAACTTCGCCTACAGCGACGACCAGAAGGCCCTCTCCGAGCTCGCGCGGAAGATCCTCGGCGACCGAGCTTCCCACGAGCGCATCGGGGAGATCGAGCGGAGCGGAAGCGGACACGACGCCGAGCTCTGGAGCGAGCTCGCGAAGGCGAATCTTCTCGGCGCGTGTCTTCCCGAGGCCTACGGCGGCAGCGGGCTCGGCGTGATCGAGCTCTGCTGCCTGCTGGAGGAGGTCGGCCGCGCCGTCGCTCCGATCCCGTTCTGGGCCACGCTCGCGCTCGGGGCGCTGCCGATCGCGGAGTTCGGATCCGCCGCACAGAAAGCCGCGTTCCTTCCGGGTGTGATCGCGGGGCAGGTCGTGCTCAGCGGCGCGTTCGAGGAGGCCGACTCGGACGATCCCACGAAGCCCTCCACGCGCGCGACGCGCGACGGCGCGTCGTTCAGGCTCTCGGGCACGAAGGTCTGCGTGCCGGCCGCGAAGCTCGCCGCGCGGATCCTCGTGCCGGCCAGCGTCGGGGGCGGACGCGTGGGTCTGTTCCTGGTCGACCCGAAGGGCCCCGGCGTGAAGCTCGAGATGCAGACGGCGACCAACCGCGAGCCGATCGCGACGCTGCGCCTGCAGCGAGCCAGGGTGAAGGCGCAGGACGTGCTCGGCACGTTCTCGCGCGGCAAGAAGATGATCGAGTGGATCACCGAGCGCGCGATCACCGGCCTGTGCGCGCTGCAGGTCGGCGTGGCCGAGCGCGCGCTGCGCATGACGGCGAGCTACACCAGCGAGCGCAAGCAGTTCGACCGGCCGATCGGCAGCTTCCAGGCCGTGCACCAACGCGCCGCCGACGCCTACATCCAGCTCGAGGCGATGCGGCTCACGATGCAGCAGGCCGCGTTCCTGCTCTCGCAGGGACGGTCTGCGGCGACGGCGGTCTCGGTCGCGAAGATCTGGGCGGCCGACGGCGGCAACCACGCGACCTACGCCGCGCAGCACCTGCACGGCGGGATCGGCATGGACAACGACTACCCGCTGCACCGCTCCTATCTGTGGACGCGCCAGATCGAGCTCACGCTCGGCTCCGCCGCGCGCCACCTCGAGCGCCTCGGCGACGCGCTCGCCGACTAG